Proteins encoded in a region of the Benincasa hispida cultivar B227 chromosome 2, ASM972705v1, whole genome shotgun sequence genome:
- the LOC120072063 gene encoding uncharacterized protein LOC120072063, with translation MANNNERPDGNQGVNWPVQDPVFLAADRNIPMRNYAAPNLYNFSPEISRPTVAENASNTYNPGWRNHPTFSWGGNHNQRGQSNHQNSHPGNRVNPPVFLSQNHSQAPKTQQAKDLNEQPIEQEVRRDPPPFSSRLKKKDDNKQFKRFLDVLRQLHINIPLVEALEQMPSYVKFLKDILVNKRKIEENETIALTYECSALFQNHIPTKMKDPGSFTLPCSIGGKEVRNALCDLGANINLMPLSIFKNLNIGNARPTTVTLQLADRSITHPEGKIEDVLVQVDKFIFPTDFIILDYEADIEVPIILGRPFLATGRALIDVHKGELTIRVDDQQVKFNVLNALKYPGDMENCQYVGELQEEHWHESKKELKEEDFGIGTMWEENCATIQIESDFETIKLSE, from the exons ATGGCAAATAATAATGAGAGGCCCGATGGGAATCAAGGGGTAAATTGGCCAGTGCAAGACCCTGTTTTTCTTGCTGCCGACCGTAACATtcctatgaggaactatgcggcgcCGAATCTTTATAACTTCTCGCCCGAAATTTCAAGACCCACGGTTGCggagaatgcaag caacacctacaaccctggttggCGGAATCATCCAACTTTCAGTTGGGGAGGGAATCACAACCAGAGGGGCCAAAGTAATCATCAGAACAGTCATCCCGGGAATCGAGTTAATCCTCCGGTTTTCCTTAGTCAGAATCATAGCCAAG CTCCTAAAACACAGCAAGCAAAGGACCTCAATGAACAGCCAATTGAACAGGAAGTACgacgggatcctccacctttctcgtctaggctgaaaaagaaagatgataaCAAACAATTCAAGAGGTTCCTGGATGTTCTCCGACAATTACATATCAACATTCCCTTAGTAGAAGCATTGGAACAAATGCCGAGCTAtgtgaaattcctcaaggaCATACTTGTCAACAAGAGGAAGATCGAGGAGAATGAAACGATCGCATTAACATATGAGTGTAGTGCGCTTTTTCAGAACCATATCCCCACTAAAATGAAAGATCCAGGGAGTTTCACATTGCCATGCTCAATAGGGGGAAAAGAAGTCAGAAATGcgctgtgtgacttgggggcaaATATAAACCTGATGCCCTTGTCAAtcttcaaaaatttaaatatcggTAACGCAAGACCCACCACAGTTACGTTGCAAttggccgatagatcaataacGCATCCAGAGGGAAAAATAGAAGATGTACTTGTGCAagtggataaattcatcttcCCTACTGATTTTATTATATTGGATTATGAAGCTGACATTGAGgtgcctatcatcttgggtcgcccgTTTCTTGCAACAGGACGAGCGctgattgatgtgcataaaggagaACTTACCATAAGGGTCGACGATCAGCAAGTCAAGTTCAACGTTCTCAATGCATTGAAATACCCAGGTGATATGGAAAACTGTCAATATGTTGGAGAGCTGCAGGAAGAACATTGGCACGAGTCTAAAAAAGAATTGAAGGAAGAAGACTTTGGGATTGGCACAATGTGGGAGGAAAATTGCGCCACAATACAAATTGAGTCAGATTTTGAAACAATCAAGTTATCTGAATGA